In Desulfurococcaceae archaeon MEX13E-LK6-19, the genomic window GGAGTTGGCTGATAGGATAGAGATAGAGTCACGTGTCCAGAAGAGCTTTACTGGCGGCGTAATGATGCATATATTCCTAGGCGAAGAACCCGATCCAGAAGCCCTTGCAAAGCTTACCAAGAGGCTTATCCAGACTGATCTCGTGTACTGGAGCTATACACCAGCAATAACAGTGTGTAACAAGTGTGGAAGACACTACACAGGCTTATACACAAAGTGCCCGGCTTGCGGCAACACAGACCTAGAGATCTGGAGCAGAATCATAGGCTACTACCGTCCGCTAAAGAACTGGAACCCGTTCCGTAGAAAAGAATTCTGGACAAGAAGACACTATGGAAAGAATGGCTTGTCTAAATAAAATAGTTGTCGACTCCAAAATACTTGTCATATTTTATTTCATCAATTTTTAGACATTATTTTACATATATGACAACTTGTCTCGGTGTTTATTGTGGAATACTGTGGGAAACAAAATGGGTTGATTGGTTCTGGCTGGAAAAGTATAAGCATGGTTGATGTTTATCAGGCTGTAACGTTTACACTATGGTTATGTGGATGTAATCTCAAGTGTCCTTTCTGCCATAACTGGAAAATAGCTACATGGAGTAAAGACTTGTGCAGAATAATTAATGAAGAAAAGCTTCTCAACGAACTAGAGTCGGCTAGATTGTTCATAGATTATTTACATATAACAGGAGGCGAACCACTAATTCAATGGAGAAATTTAATAGAGTTTCTAAGGAAAGTGAAAGAAAACATTGGTGTTCCTATAAGTATTAACTCTAACCTGACTTTGTTTAAACCCTTAGAGAAGATATTAGAGAAGGATCTTGTAGATCATATCGCGACGGATATCAAGATTCCACCAGAGCTTTTGTACGGATTTAATGTAGATACATCAATGAAGTTATGGAGACTGTTCATTAAATCGCTGAAATTAGTTGTACTGCATAATATACCCTTGGAGCTGAGAATACCTGTTGCAAGAAATATTAGTCTAAGATACATGGAAAAGTATATCGATGAAGTGTTATCGGTACTAGGTTCCTACGATAACTACTACTTTATCATACAGCCTCTTCTAGGGCATCCTATTACATCACCTAGAGATAGTAAGTGGTGTAGTGAATACTGTAATCCGCTCAATACTACTCTTGATAACATAGCCAAGATATTGAGGAGTAGAGGCATTGATAAGATCTCAATTAAGTATGTAGTAGAGGAGTTAAAACAGGTAGCTTAATGCGATTAATGAAATTATTATCAATATTATTATTCTGAACGCAGTTATCTTCTTTATATTAAGTATTGTTTTTGATATGAATTGTGATGCTACTCCAGCAAGAATGATTGGTATGACTATTATCGAGCAGTAAACGCCTATAAGTATTATTTTGACAGCCTCGCTTGTTACTGTTCTAGAGAGTAGCGTTACAAAGAGTATATACGGGGCAGCTGAGCATAGCATAAAAGACCATGATATTATCGCGCCGAAACCAAGTAGTGCTGTAGGGAAAAGCCATTTAGGAACCTTAGAAAGGAATCCCGGTAGACATTCACGTTCATCACATGTTATTTCTTCAGTTATTTTTCCTACACGGAACCTGTGTATGTCTCTGGCAATAAGCATTATCGCGAAAGCTATAACGATTGATAGGAAGATATTGTGATATGCAAGTATTGAAGCAAAGTATCCTACAATAAAATATCCTATATACACGCCTAGGACAAACATTACTAACGGTAAATACTTCTTCTTACCCGAGAAACCAAGTGCTATAGCGTTAGCAGATATAATCATAGCCGTAGATATAGCACATGGGTTTACTGAGTCTACCAGCGCTAAAACAAACATGCTCGTCATGAGACCAAATAGTTCTTCCTCATTGGCCGGAGCAATATTATTTGAGGCTCCTCCATTACTTGATGAACCTGCATTACTTGATGATAATACAGCTTCCTGTATTATTTTTGTAGCATTAGTATCAATAATCCATTTGCTTTCAACCTTAGTAGCTGATACTACATATACTGTTGCTGTACCGTTAGATGTACGATTCAATAGGTTTCTCCAAAACTTTATGTTAGAGATCTCCCCCTGAACAATAGCTACAACACTATTATTTGTGTCTAAGACTATAGTTGTCGGAACATAAGGCCCTAACCGTGCTTTCATTATAATAATCATGAAATCGTTTTTATAATCGTTTGAAGAGTATACATCGCGGAATTCACAGGTTATATTATTTTCGTCGAAAAACCTCTTTAAGGCATTACAATGAGGGCATGTAGATAAACCATATATGATACATCTTGGAATATTCGTGGTCTCGTTGATTATGGTGGTATTATTTATCGCCGATGTAGTGGTGTTCTGGATTTGAATATAAGTTGCACTACCTGTAATGTTTTGAGCTTGTAATGTATTGTAAATTCCTAGAAGCAACACCAATGTTGCAAGTACTGCTCCTATAATGAATTCGGGAGGGATCTTTCTTAGATTAAGCATGGCTGCCTTCATCTTTTCAGATATTGTATATTATTTCAGACATACGATATTATATGTGTACAGCCTATTACTTGTTCCAAGTTCTCTAAATAATTTCCTCGATATAAACTTGTGGTCTGTTATTTAAGAAGGTTTTATTGTGGAGCATGTAAAGCGGGAAACTAGGATGTTTGAGATTTGTAAACCTAGTGTTGTGTTGATAAGGTATAGTGTTGATGGCGAAAATATTGTTGCTGGTGCTGCCAAGTTAACACTATCAAGCAAGGATATGAATACAATACTGTCAAGTATTGATGATGAACAAAAGGAGATATGGGTTAAAGAGCTTATAAGACGAGGTCATGGCTCACCGCTGGAGCACTCTTTCTATAGCTTCGAAATAACTTGCTCTAGAGTTGCCAGCCACCAAATCGTCAGACATAGGATTGCAAGTTATACACAATTGAGTCAAAGAAGAGGAGATAAATTATTGAAAAGTGTGGTCAATGTCTCGGCGAAATACTTAGAGATAAGTATTCCTAGCTCGATTAGTAAGCAGGAACTCTATCATAAATATAGTACCATACTCCATGAGATCATTGAGAGAATTGATGAGATTAATGATGATGTGTTATACAATATTGTTTGTCAGGGATTTATTATACCCCCTAGAGTTGTCAAGAAAAACGATAAAGAGTTTATCAAGGAACTGTTGCTGTGTCTTGAAAAATACTACAAGGCACTTGCAAACGGATATCATCCCGAGGACGCTAGGTTTCTGCTACCACAAGCTGTTAAAACAAGGATCTATGTCACGATGAATGCGCGTGAGCTTATAGAAAACTTTCTGCCATTAAGGACATGTAGTCATGCCCAGTGGGAAATAAGGTACATTGCCTGGAGTATGTTGCGTGAATTACTCCGAGTACATCCATCAATGTTCTCCTATGCTGGTCCTCGATGCGTATTATATGAGAACCGTGTTAGAGACAATCCATGTAGTCTCCTCAGCTTCATTAAAGATAATATTGAATTCGTTATTGAGAGATGCCCTGAGCTTGTACCAAGAGATAATATTAGGCAATGTGTATTGTCCAGTCTAAAGGATCCTTGGGAAGACAATTATATATTGTTTAACGAATATCTCCAAAACAATGGCAGAAAGCAGTAATTATACGGGTGTTTACATTGATCCTAAGTGACTGGGATATAAGAATATATATTGAGAAAAAGCTACTAGTCATAAATCCACTATATGATGACACGATCAGAGAAAATGGTGTTGATTTAAGATTTGGAAATGAGTTCTGTAGATTCAAGAAGACGAGTAGCATAGTAGTAGACTCACGTAATCCAATACCTGAAGAGTTCTTAGAATGTATTGAGGTTGGTGAAGAAGGTTTTGTAATAAATCCTCTTGAGCACATACTAACCACTACTGAGGAATGGATAGAAATCCCACATGACCTCATAGGATTTGTAAATCTGAGGAGCACTTTTGCAAGACTAGGATTGTACATACCTCCGACAATTATAGATTCCGGATTTAAAGGCCAGGTAACAATAGAGATTATTGGTAGTAGTGTACCCATAAGAGTGTATCCTGGACAAAGATTCTTGCATGTAATATTTGCTAGAACAAGTAGTCCTGTATACAAGCCTTATGAAGGAAAGTACCAGAAGCAAAAAGGAGTAACCCCACCTAAACCCGATAAATCAAGGTAAATTTTAGGAAAACACGGGAAAACTATAGTAAACAGTTCTACAAACTCTACCTCTCTGTAAACAACTAAGGAGAGGCGGGGTATACTGAAGAAATATATTGTAGTCAGAAAGGGCGAGAAAATAAGGTATCAGTGTATTAGAAGTGGGCGTTGTTGTACTTCTGGTCCAAATGTTGCATTAACTGCTTATGATGTTTGCCGTATTGCAAAGTACCTTGGTGTTGATTGGAGAGAACTGAAAGGCAAGTATATAATAGCTATTGTTGCAGACATGATTGCAGTACCGGCTCTTAGGAGTGTTGGTAATGATGTCTGTGTATTCCTTAGGTATGATAACGGGTTACCTACATGTAGTATCTATCCAGCTAGGCCAATGAGATGTAGACTCTATCCATTTCTCCCAGCTAGTCCTAGTAAGCGGAACATCATGTATGTTGATGGGTATTGTCCAGGTGTAGGTAAAGGTGAGCCTATAGAACCTCCTTGGGATGACTTGGAGAAGTATTACCAAGAAGTAACTATGCATTACAAAAGAATGTACCAGCTAGTATTTGAGCTGGGATACGAACCTCTTGAGGCTTTAGAGAAACTCATTGATGAAGTATGTGGTGAAGAAGATAGTACCTCTTTTAAACATGACAAGGAATAAATATTATTTTGAAGACGAATTGTTCTTGAGGGAGAACTTGATTGCAACAATGCAAAGACGTAGTTAACGAGATAGCTCGTTGGCTTAAAGAAGGGCGTCCTGATGCAGATAACCTTGTTGATTTCCCTTGGGAAGTAGAGATTGTTGACGAGAAATCAGTTAGAGCTATTCACCCAAGATTCCCCATAGAAATAACGATATTCTGTAGTGATGACACCAAAAGTATACGTGCAGTAATTTTAACCAACATACCTACTATTAATTTAGACAACAAAGATAGAGTAATGATCTACAGGAAACTTTTAAGATTAAACAACATACCAGTCGCGAAAACACTTCTCTACGGAGACGAGGACTACATTGGCGTCGCTAGTGATATGAGTATTCATAGCCTCGGCAAAAAAGAATTCAATGATGCTCTTGCTTTCCTAATAGCGCTACTGATTTCTGTTGCACGTGAAACAGGTTTTGAAGAAGAACTCTATAAGAGACTCATAGAAGAACTAAGTAGGCTTGTTTCAAAACACTTCGAGGAAGGATGGAGTAGAGAAAAACTTGTAAAATATCTTGTTGAAACAGTTGGTATGAACCCAAGTGATGCAGAAGACTTCCTCGAGTCCATAGGCATAAAAGCTAAAGACATAATATCTAGGATCAGAGAATCAATGAGTATGTAGATGATGAACCTATCCCCTCACCGAACGCTAATGGTGTGGAGGGGTAGAGTATCTGAACTAATGTTTATCCTGGGACAGTGTTTTTCTTAATTCATTAACTATCTTCATGAAGTTACTAACGCGCGCAGGGTCGACAGGGTTTTTTGTGACACCATTTTTCTTAAAGTAAGTTCCTACGATAAACCCGTCAGCAATTCTAAAGTAAAGTCTTATGTTAAACAAGTTAACGCCACTTCCAATAATAACAGGTTTCTTCGAGATCTTCTTTACATAATATACCAATCCAGGGGATGGTGCTTCACCTGTACGTTGTCCAGTTACTATCAATGCATCAGCCATACCTCTTTCTTCAGTCTCTTTAATAGCCATCTCAAGTGGAAACATACTCAAGCCATGTTTCACGTTAACATCAGCGAACACTTTTACGTTACAACGAAGCATCTTCTTTTTCAACATAATGTCTCTGGCTATAGGTGTCAGTAAACCCTCGGGAGCCCATACATGTTCCACTAACGCGTTTACTCTTATGAAATCGAGCCCCGTAATACACGCTATCGACAATGCTTCAACGCCACTATTCCGTAAAACATTAATGCCTATGGGTTTACCTATTTCCTTCTGGATCTCCCAAGCAATTATGGACATTGTGCTAAGTGTTTCGGGCTCCAACACTCTAACAGCAAATGGTGCATCCATGAAGTTTTCCAGAATAATTGCATCGACACCGTTATCAATATAGATCTTGGCATCTCTAATAGCATTATCAATAATAAAATCAATAGACGATTCAATGTTATGGCATGGCGAACCAGGTAAAGGAGGTAAATGTATAACACCAATCACTGGCTTTTTAGAGAAGAAACCCTCATCGATCAATACTCTTAGCCTCCTTGTTTTCAAGTCTACTGAAATACATATATTTATTTATTCAGAATATTATTAAACAGTCTCCGAGGAGACGACGTATTGAATGTAATGCGTTTAACCGTTATACTGATAATGATAACGGTTATGGTGGCCGTATTTAATACTCTCCATGTAGTATCCATAACCCAAAGACAGGACCCTGATATGCCTGTAGAAAATCTTGTTAGAATAGATAATACTACATTGATAAACTATCTTGAAAGTTTGAGAAAACTTAATGATACTACCGTGAATAATTATGTTGACGAAATTGAAGCTGCATTGCAACGAGGAGACTATGAAACAGCCAATAAGCTACTTAACGAACTACAAGCTTATCTTGATGAAAAGTATGGAGGGGCTACAATATCTGATGAAGAACTGGCTAAAGCTTTAGCAGCTATTTCAGCTACAGAAGGAATAGGCTCTACTGGAGCTTATATTAATGTATCTAAACTCCTCGAGGTTTATGGTGATTCTATAGGAGATCAAGATCTCCTTGAGCTAGCAGAAAAACTATCTAATTTACAAGAGCTATCGCCCGAGGAACAAATGGAGCTCGATCAGGCATTAAACGAAGTTCTCGGATCGAATTTCGAAACAACAAATATTGGTGATTTATTCCAGTTACTTAACGAAACAGGCGGTGCAGCAAGCCTTGTTGAACCTCCACAACTACCAAGTAGTAAAGGAGGTCTCTTGCCTAGCGGTGGTGGTGTGGCTGCTCCATCCATTACGGCGCCAAATACTACTGTTGTGTTCTTGATAATAATTGGGATTGTTACAGCAATGCTTATGATATTCCATAAACAGCTTTCGGAGTTATTTGCTACTCGTGTAAAACCGTTACTTGGAGCGAAAATGGCTGATGTACTTGCTAAGACAAGTGCTAAGTTAACAAGTCTCCTTGCACGTGGCGAGAAAGACCCTGTTGTGAAGATCTATAAAGTTTATTACATGGCAGCCCGTGCCAAAGGCTTCAAGAAATATAGGCATGAAACTCCACGAGAGTTCCTCAGTAAGATAACAGATGAAACAATGAGGAAGATTGGTGAACCAGTTACAAAAATTTACGAGGAACGTGTTTATGGCGGTAGGTATCCTAGGAGAGATGAAATTGAAAGAGTAGCTGAAATTCTGAGAAAGCATTTGGGTGTTAGTATTGAATCCTAGGATAAAACTCTTCATCTTCATTCTATTCATAATAGGTATTGTTGCTGCACTAAGTATGCCAGCTAAAGTGATACAGTTCACAGTAAAACTATACCAAGGTACGGCGAGTCCTTACTCGATAGACTATATGGGTACATCTATGTTCTACAACTACTTGATTAAAAAGAACTACAGTGTAGTTGTAGCGGACACCTGGGATACAGTTATTAAAGAGGCGTCGAAAGGTAATGCAACAATTTTCATTATAGCGCCAGATAGACCTATAACGCAAGAAGAAGCCATTGAATTATATGCACTTCTTCTTACACACAATGTATCTATAGTTGTTGCTGATGAAAATATTACGTCAAATAGATTACTCGACCTATTTAATCTGAGAATTGATGGTCGTTTAGTGTTTCAACTTGGTTTTGTAGGAGGGAAATACGCTGCTACACCTTATCCTCAAGTGCAGGTATTGTTTGGTTTACAACAATGTGTACCTATATCAGCAGGATGTAGTATCTGTAGTATTGCTGTACCCAAGAAAGTAATTGATATGAGACTTAATTATGCTTCTATAATACTTGTAAACCGAACGTGTGTTCCTCCATTTGATAGAATTATTGTTTACAGTACTGTAGAAGCTTCTTTCATTGATTTAAATGATAATGGTGAACCAGACGAACTAAACATACTTGGTTTTGCGACCTATAGACAGTATTTTATGGTAGGATTATCATCATCCACTGAGGGTAAAAAACTAATAGTATTATCTGATAGCTTTCCATTTACTAATCAAGCATTAACTACCCCTCAAATAAATAGAACATACTATAAGTTCATAGATGCATTATTGGCTGAGGTAGCCCCATCTAATAGTACGAGAATAATAATTGATAATAGTCATTATAACTTTAAACCACAAAATATAGGCATACCTTTCCATCCCGCTATGTTCCTCCTACTTATAGGCTTTTGGCTAAAAACTATTGACAATATTGTTACAGGATTTATAACTGGTAATAAAATGATGACTTTCATCGCATCATTAGGTATTGCTACAGCAATAGTTCTTGTATTAAGAGGTGTCTTGGGTATAAAAGAGGAAGTATATCTTGAACTAAAGGGTGTCGATGAGATAAAAGTTTTAGCCGAAACAACTTTGAGGAAAAGTTTTCTTGAAAAAGGAGCCAAGGTTGCAAAGCCTAAGGAAGCTCTGATTAATCTATGGAAAATAATGGATTTGGCTACAAGAAGATTCTTTGGAGAACCACTGGAAGCAGTGGCTATGAGTAGGGAGAAAATAGCATCTTTTGCACGTGTACTAGGGGTCGACGAGGGACTTCTTATAAAAAGAATTGAATGGATGTATAAAGTGTATC contains:
- a CDS encoding anaerobic ribonucleoside-triphosphate reductase activating protein, which codes for MVDVYQAVTFTLWLCGCNLKCPFCHNWKIATWSKDLCRIINEEKLLNELESARLFIDYLHITGGEPLIQWRNLIEFLRKVKENIGVPISINSNLTLFKPLEKILEKDLVDHIATDIKIPPELLYGFNVDTSMKLWRLFIKSLKLVVLHNIPLELRIPVARNISLRYMEKYIDEVLSVLGSYDNYYFIIQPLLGHPITSPRDSKWCSEYCNPLNTTLDNIAKILRSRGIDKISIKYVVEELKQVA
- a CDS encoding BtpA/SgcQ family protein, encoding MIDEGFFSKKPVIGVIHLPPLPGSPCHNIESSIDFIIDNAIRDAKIYIDNGVDAIILENFMDAPFAVRVLEPETLSTMSIIAWEIQKEIGKPIGINVLRNSGVEALSIACITGLDFIRVNALVEHVWAPEGLLTPIARDIMLKKKMLRCNVKVFADVNVKHGLSMFPLEMAIKETEERGMADALIVTGQRTGEAPSPGLVYYVKKISKKPVIIGSGVNLFNIRLYFRIADGFIVGTYFKKNGVTKNPVDPARVSNFMKIVNELRKTLSQDKH
- a CDS encoding YkgJ family cysteine cluster protein — protein: MKKYIVVRKGEKIRYQCIRSGRCCTSGPNVALTAYDVCRIAKYLGVDWRELKGKYIIAIVADMIAVPALRSVGNDVCVFLRYDNGLPTCSIYPARPMRCRLYPFLPASPSKRNIMYVDGYCPGVGKGEPIEPPWDDLEKYYQEVTMHYKRMYQLVFELGYEPLEALEKLIDEVCGEEDSTSFKHDKE
- the thyX gene encoding FAD-dependent thymidylate synthase, producing the protein MFEICKPSVVLIRYSVDGENIVAGAAKLTLSSKDMNTILSSIDDEQKEIWVKELIRRGHGSPLEHSFYSFEITCSRVASHQIVRHRIASYTQLSQRRGDKLLKSVVNVSAKYLEISIPSSISKQELYHKYSTILHEIIERIDEINDDVLYNIVCQGFIIPPRVVKKNDKEFIKELLLCLEKYYKALANGYHPEDARFLLPQAVKTRIYVTMNARELIENFLPLRTCSHAQWEIRYIAWSMLRELLRVHPSMFSYAGPRCVLYENRVRDNPCSLLSFIKDNIEFVIERCPELVPRDNIRQCVLSSLKDPWEDNYILFNEYLQNNGRKQ
- a CDS encoding dCTP deaminase; translated protein: MILSDWDIRIYIEKKLLVINPLYDDTIRENGVDLRFGNEFCRFKKTSSIVVDSRNPIPEEFLECIEVGEEGFVINPLEHILTTTEEWIEIPHDLIGFVNLRSTFARLGLYIPPTIIDSGFKGQVTIEIIGSSVPIRVYPGQRFLHVIFARTSSPVYKPYEGKYQKQKGVTPPKPDKSR